Within Bradymonas sediminis, the genomic segment GAACGCCGCGTCGGATTCGTTGGCCACCGCGCGCGCCAGCAGCGTTTTACCGGTGCCGGGCGGTCCGTGCAAAAGCACCCCCTTGGGCGGATCGATGCCCAGGCGCTGAAATAGCGCGGGTTGCTTGAGCGGAAGCTCAATCATCTCGCGTACCTGCGCCACCGCGTCGCCCAGGCCGCCGAGGTCGTCATAGGTCACCTGCGCGCGGCGCGTCTCTTCGGGAGCGACGCGCTCCGGGCGCAGCTCAATCTCGGTGTCCTTGGAAACCTGGACGATCCCCTTGGGCTTGGTCGCCACGACCTGCAGGCGGATCTCTTGGAGGCCGAACGCGCGCTGCTGGAAGAATTGGCGAAAGACATCTTCGGGGAATTGCCCCTGGCTCATCCCGGGCTCGCGCCGATAGACCGAGGTCGACACGACGTCGCCCGCGCTCAACGGCCGCTCGATCAGGGTGCGCATCAGCGCCTCGCCGCTGCCCTGAAGGCGCATATTCTCGTGCGCCGGGGCCACGACGACCTTTTGCGCCGGTTTGGGCTGCCCGGCCAGCACCTCGACCTTGTCGCCCATGCTCACGCCGGCGTTCGCCCGGATGAGCCCGTCGAGGCGAATGATTGGCAGCGTCTCGTCTTCAGAGAAGGGCGGCAGCGCAATCGCCGCGGTGCTGCGCGCACCGCGGATCTCGATGATATCGCCCTGGCGAATACCGAGCTTCTCGAAGACCTCTTTGCTGACGCGCGCCCCGCCTTTTCCGACGTCGCGCTCATTGGCGCCAGCGACCTGCAATTCGATAATTTTCTTTTCGATTTCGTTCGTCATACCCCTCATCCATTTAATAACTGTCGATTTAGAGAGAGTGCTGCGTTGTCTTGTGGGATGGGTTTGGGCCTCAGAAATTAGCGCTCAGACCCATCGTCGCGACAAATCTGAACACACGTACAGAATAGTCCAGCCGCGGCCGCAAATTTTAGTGACGCTCGCAGCCCAGCCTCCTGTGCGCCTTTGGAGCGCGCATGCGCGCGTCGAGGGCTGCGATTCACGGCGAAGGCCGGCGCCTGGTTCGGCAGCCCAGCGGCGCCCAAAGACAAAAAAGCCAAGCGGTTGGTTGCCGCTTGGCTTTGGAAAACTCGCTCGTCCAGTCGACGATGTAGATTCGCGCTCGGAGTTATTTGGGAGCGGGCTGAAGGTCTGTATTTCCGCCGATTGCCGCCGCGGCGTTGTCGGCCGAGCCGGTGGGCGTGGTGGTCTTGTCGGCCGCATTCGCCTTTGAGGTCGGAGTCTTCGTGGCAACGGCGCTCGCCGCGTTGGAGTCGTCCAGTGGAAGGTCATCCATGGGGGATTGGTCAAGCGGTGATTCGACCGGTTGGGTACAATTCGCGGAGGTTAATTCCTCACCTGCGCCCGGGTCGCCGTGCTCGGCAAAGGTCGCCGGGACCGAGGTGCACCACCAGGAGTCGCAGGTCTCTTGGACCTGGAAATGCAGGTGCGGCCCGCAGGTATATCCCGACATGCCGATCTTTCCGAGGGTGTCGCCAACCTCGACCTTGTCGCCCACCGAGAGCGTTGAGGAATTGGCCTGAAGGTGAAGGAAGAGCGCTTCGGTCCCATCGCCGAAGTCGACGATGATATAATTCGCGTCGTAGGCAAATTTGGGGTCACAGCCGAAGACCGTCGAGTCTTGGCGCAGCATTCGCACCGTGCCGGCGGCCGGCGCCACGATCGGTGTGCCGACCGGCAGGGCGAAGTCCCAGGCTTGCGCGCCTTTTCCGAGGTGGCTGCCGGTATGGTGGGATTGCGAGACCGGGAAGGTTTGCTCGCACATCCAGGGGGTTTTAAGCGGTGGTGCGCTGCTGGCTGCGACCGAGAAAAGCAGCACGCTGACGGCGCAGAGCGTGCTTAGAAATTGGCGAGTAGAGCGAGAGTGGAGATACATCGATGACTACTACGTACGGCTTAAATGAAGGGGACAAGCCGTCGCCATGAATCAGTCCATGCGCGGCGTGACCCTTCATTTGTAGCAATCTCGAAGTTCTTTGTATAGCGGAAAAGTGAACTAATGCTATATTTTTCAGTGACTTAGCCCTGTTCGGGTGGGCGCGGAGTCGCGCTCACTCAGGCCTCGTCAGGGGATTCGGCGAGGTCGTCATTTAAATGACAACGCTTATATTTGCGTCCACTGCCACACCAGCAGGGCTCATTTCGACCAAGGTGGCGGTCTTTTTTGACGGTCTGAGAGTCGTCGGCCGAATCTTTGGCATGCAGCTTGTCGAGGGCAACCTCGGAGGCCGAGCGATTGGCTTTGAGGCGCATAATGGCGCCCTTTTGCTCGCCGCGTAATGCGCCGCCCAATTGTTTGATGGCGTCAGCCAGCGCAAAGATTGGACGTCGGTATTTCGGGTCGTCCTTGGCCGATGCGATATAGCGGTCCATCGCCACTGAGAGCGCATCGACCGCGACCGGGTCGCCGAAATTGGCGAGCAATTCGGCGCCGGGGACGGGATATTTGATGAAGAATTTTAGCAGAACCTGCAAGGCCTTTCGGTGCAGCTCCGGGTCGTGTAGGCCGAGTTGCTCGGCGCCCTCAACCTGGTTCGCCGGCGAGGTGTTTAGCTCGGAGAATAGAAAGGCGAGGTCGGCCAGGAACGGGTCGTCCCAGGACTCGAGGGCGCGAAGCCCTGCCGGGATCGCCGCTTGTCCGTACGCGCGGATCGCATCGGTGAGCGCGTCATCGAGGATCGCGTCGCGGTCGACCTTTCGGAAGGCAACATAGAGCGCGTCGAGCGCGTCGGGGTCACCGATCTCGCCAAGAATCTCGGCCGCATAAATGGGCGCGAAACCCTCTCCGGGCGCTTGATCGTCCCAGAGCTTACGGTCCTCGAGGATTCTAATGAGTTCCGGAGTGGCTGCGGTGCCCAGCGCGACGATGTCCGCGCGCGCGGACGCCGTCAGCGCCTCTCCTTGGTTGAGTAGCACGTCGATGCGTTGGCGAATTGTCTGGGTGCTAAATATTTCAGTATTTGTCATGGCGCGCGGATTCTACACTATAAAGTCGTGCGATTGAAAGAGGGCGGATCGCTGGCAGGGAAGGATTCGATGCCCGCCTGGTGGAGAACTTCGGCGTCGTCAGGTTCCTGGTCGCTCTTGAGGACATCGTGAAAGCTGTCGGCGCGTATGCCCCGCATTGTCTCGATGGTCTTTCGCAGAGTTTTTTGGGTTTGGCGATGGGTTTCGCCGGATTTCTGCAATTTTTCGCGCAGTTCGCGATGCGCCTTGCGATGTTCTTCGAGGTCGCCGTACGGGTTGGGCGCGATGGGGTGGCTTTGCCCGTTGGTCTTTGAGGCGTTCCGCTTCTCTTCATGCTCGATAAAAAGATTGTGGCGGCGAATCTGGGCAAGCTGCGCGTCGATCTCGGCGTCGTGCTCCATCAGGGCCGCCTGCATCTTTGTCAGCTTCGCAAGCGCCTCTTTATGCTCAATCCGCCACTTTTCAAGGGTGTCGATCCAATGCTGGTGCTCGCGGGCTTCCTGGCGATTGGTGTCGTGCATGGACTTTGATTGGTGCTTCATCGGGATACTCCCGGGGTTGAAGGGGAAAATATGGTGATTCCGACTTCAAGGTTGGGAGAAAGCTGGGAACGCTGTGGTATGAGTCAAGGGCGGTCGGCTGGCGGTGAGGTGGCTTTGGATGCCGGTTCGCGCATAGGCAGGCCGAAAAAAATCAGCCCGGGCGACGTATCGCCCGGGCTGCTATTGTGATCTTTTGCGGCGGCGCTTAGTCGATCAAACGCCGCCGCGCCAGGCCCAAGCGCTTAGGGAATCACGTATTTCACGGTCAACTGCGGGCGCTCGCCGGAGACCGAGTATTCGCGCGAGCGATAACTGGTTTTATAGCCCGATGAGTGCAGGCGAAACGAGATGGTGCCGTCGTCGTCAAACTCGCCCTGAACCGCGTCGCGAAGCGCCTCGGTGCTGAATCGTCCGACTTTGTTTTCGATCTCATAGTTGTACCAGAGCCACCAGAAACCGAGTGAGTCGCTGGCCGCGGGCGGCGCGTTCATGGCGTTGATGGCGCCTTCTGTCCAGCTATCATCGCTGACCAGGTGGGTGTAGACATTGCCGTTCCCCCCATATGCGTGGCCCTTGTAGGCTGTCATGGAGAACGTGGCCTCGACCACTTTCGCCCCGGCAGGCAGGCTATTGAGATCGAAGCGCACGTAGACATTGCGTTCGCCTCGGTTCGACGGCATGACCTCAAGGCTCGTATCACCGCCATTATTGAGGGTGCTGCCGGCCTCGGTCCAGGCATCCGCGCTGGGCTCAAGCGTGGTGGTCGATGCGTTCAAATAGCCGATGCGCAACTTGGGGCGCTCAGCGGTATTCGAATATTCGCGCGAGCGATAGGTGGTGTCGTAGCCCGGCGAATGAAGGCGCAGGCTGACCATTTTGTCGCCATCATGCTCGCGCTGGACGACCGCGGCGAGCGCCGCGCTATTATTAACGCCGAGGCGGGTCGCCGGGGTGGCATTATACCACAGCCACCAATGCCCGAGTCGGGTAGGTTCGGCGGTCGGGGCGTTATCCCAGGTGACCGTTGTCTCGCCCCACGCGTCGTCGCCGACGAAGTGGGTATAGACGTTGCCATCACCGCCGTGAGCGTAGCCCTTATAGGCCGTCGCTTCGAGACGCACTCCCTGAACAACCGCGCTGGCGGGTAGTCCCGACAGATCAAAGCGAAGGTAGGTCCTGGCTTCCGAAGCGCGAGATTGCGCGTGAACGCTGAGATCCTGGGAGGTGCCGTAGTTCGAGGTCGCGTCGCTTTTTCGGACCGATGCATCTGCGACCGGGGTGAGCTCTAAGGTCGGACATGCCTGCGCGCCGGTGTTTCCGTCAACGCATCGCCCACAGAGGTCCATCTCGGCGCTGCCGCCCCAATCACCGTTGCAGTCCTGGGTGCAATCGTTGCTCGCGTCGGCGTCGCAGGTTCCACATTGGTCCACGACGGCTGCGCCGCCCCAGGTGCCCGCGCAGTCCTGGGCGCAGTCGTTGGAGGGGTCGGTGTCGCAGGTGCCACATTGGTCAACCGCTGCCGGGCCGCCCCAGTCGCCGGCGCAGTCCTGGGCGCAATCATTGCTGGGGTCGCTATCACAGGTCCCGCAATTATCCAGCGTCGCCGCGCCAGCCGGCACGCCGTTGCAGTCAAAGATGCAGTCATTCAGGGGGTTGGCATCGCAGGTGCCGCAGCCGTCGAGGGTGGCGCTGCCGCCCCAATCGCCCGCGCAGTCCTGAACGCAATCGTTGCTCGCGTCGGCGTCACAGGTGCCGCAATTGTCGACCGCGGCGCTTCCGCCGGGGGTGCCGGCGCAATCGCAGTCGTTGCTTGGGTCGGCGTCGCAGGTGCCACAGGCGTCTTCGACGGCGCTGCCGCCCCAGGTGCCGGCGCAGTCCTCGACGCAATCATTGCCGGGGTCTTCGTCGCAGACACCGCAATTGTCGGGCAGCGCGGCTCCACCCCAGGTGCCGGCGCAATCTTGTACGCAATTGTCGGCGGGGTCGGCGTTGCATGAGCCACACTCGTCCTCGACGGCGCTGCCTCCCCACTCTTGGTTACAGTCCTGCACGCAATCGTTGGTGGGGTCGTCGTCGCAGACGCCACATTGGTCTTCGACGCAGTTTGGGGCGATATCGGCGTCGGTGTCTTGCTCGACGTCGCCCTCGTCGATGTCGGTCTCAACATCTGCGTCGACGTCGGTGTCGCCGGCGTCACTCGCGACGTCAGGCTCATCCTGGACGTCTGTCGCCGCATCCGCTCCTGCATCCGAGATGGGAGAGACTTTGTCAGCGGTGGATTCGGTACAACCCACCGCAGCCGTCACTAAGGTGCACACCAATAATAATCTGAAACTTGACCACTTCATTGCTGAAACTCCGTTGAAATTATTAATTATTCGTCAAAAATACCTCCAAATAACCGACAAGAATGCGTCTCCTCGCGAAAGCCCACCCCGGGGCGAATAGCGAAGCACGAATAAGGCGAATTGCCCATTCACGAGACCGTCGATTAAGTGTGATACTTTGCGAAAGTATCACGCGCATCGGATGTGGTAAATCTTAAGATTCATATTTATGTGGTTGAGGTTGTTGGTTGGCTGTGGGGCATCTGATCGCGGAGATGGTGGAGAAATCCACGGGCGTTCAGGCTTCGAATCGCGGCGTTATGCGTTTTTGGAGTAATATTTCGACAGATATATGCGCTTATTTGCCTACGTTCTGCCAATTAATTTGGGTCGTTTTCGTGCGGGGCTTGAATAGTGGCGGCGTGTGAGGATAATCGACGCGAAAGTCGGCGGCGCCAATGGGATTGTCGATCCTGGGTTGGGCGCCGGCTTTTTTGACCGTCCTTAACTATGATCATCCAAAATTTAGGAGTTGCTGCGATGTCTCAGAGCACTACGGAAATTCCGGTTGTCGACCTTGGTGATATCAGCAGTCCGCGCAGCGAGGTGCGTGAGCGCGCGGCGGCCCAGATTCGCGAGGGGTTTGGCCACTTCGGGCTGATCTATATCCGCAACCACGGCGTGGATATGGACCGACTGGAGTCCTTTTACGATGCCTACCTTGAGTTCTGCGCTCAGCCCGAGTCGGAGAAACAAAAGATGTCGACGCCGTCGATCTGGTATCAGCGCGGCTGGACGCCGCCCAACACCGAAAAGGCAGTGGTGGCCGGCGGACAGCCCGACTTTAAGGAGTGCTATTTTGTGACGCCAGAGGAGCCCTCCGAGGAGTTGCAGCGCGAGTACCCGGAGCTATACGCGAAAAATATTTGGCCGGAGGGTGCCCCTGAATTTAAGGAGCATTATATTGAGCTTAGCCGCCAGCTTCAGCAGGTCGCGGCCCATTTGATGCGTGGCTCCGCGCTGGCCCTGGGCCTGGCTCCTCATACCCTGGAGGGCGCAGTCGACGGCGGCCCGCATGTTACCCGAGCGCTTCGCTATATCCCGCTGACCACCGATCAGGT encodes:
- a CDS encoding M23 family metallopeptidase, with the translated sequence MYLHSRSTRQFLSTLCAVSVLLFSVAASSAPPLKTPWMCEQTFPVSQSHHTGSHLGKGAQAWDFALPVGTPIVAPAAGTVRMLRQDSTVFGCDPKFAYDANYIIVDFGDGTEALFLHLQANSSTLSVGDKVEVGDTLGKIGMSGYTCGPHLHFQVQETCDSWWCTSVPATFAEHGDPGAGEELTSANCTQPVESPLDQSPMDDLPLDDSNAASAVATKTPTSKANAADKTTTPTGSADNAAAAIGGNTDLQPAPK
- a CDS encoding SEC-C metal-binding domain-containing protein, whose translation is MTNTEIFSTQTIRQRIDVLLNQGEALTASARADIVALGTAATPELIRILEDRKLWDDQAPGEGFAPIYAAEILGEIGDPDALDALYVAFRKVDRDAILDDALTDAIRAYGQAAIPAGLRALESWDDPFLADLAFLFSELNTSPANQVEGAEQLGLHDPELHRKALQVLLKFFIKYPVPGAELLANFGDPVAVDALSVAMDRYIASAKDDPKYRRPIFALADAIKQLGGALRGEQKGAIMRLKANRSASEVALDKLHAKDSADDSQTVKKDRHLGRNEPCWCGSGRKYKRCHLNDDLAESPDEA
- a CDS encoding DNRLRE domain-containing protein codes for the protein MKWSSFRLLLVCTLVTAAVGCTESTADKVSPISDAGADAATDVQDEPDVASDAGDTDVDADVETDIDEGDVEQDTDADIAPNCVEDQCGVCDDDPTNDCVQDCNQEWGGSAVEDECGSCNADPADNCVQDCAGTWGGAALPDNCGVCDEDPGNDCVEDCAGTWGGSAVEDACGTCDADPSNDCDCAGTPGGSAAVDNCGTCDADASNDCVQDCAGDWGGSATLDGCGTCDANPLNDCIFDCNGVPAGAATLDNCGTCDSDPSNDCAQDCAGDWGGPAAVDQCGTCDTDPSNDCAQDCAGTWGGAAVVDQCGTCDADASNDCTQDCNGDWGGSAEMDLCGRCVDGNTGAQACPTLELTPVADASVRKSDATSNYGTSQDLSVHAQSRASEARTYLRFDLSGLPASAVVQGVRLEATAYKGYAHGGDGNVYTHFVGDDAWGETTVTWDNAPTAEPTRLGHWWLWYNATPATRLGVNNSAALAAVVQREHDGDKMVSLRLHSPGYDTTYRSREYSNTAERPKLRIGYLNASTTTLEPSADAWTEAGSTLNNGGDTSLEVMPSNRGERNVYVRFDLNSLPAGAKVVEATFSMTAYKGHAYGGNGNVYTHLVSDDSWTEGAINAMNAPPAASDSLGFWWLWYNYEIENKVGRFSTEALRDAVQGEFDDDGTISFRLHSSGYKTSYRSREYSVSGERPQLTVKYVIP
- a CDS encoding isopenicillin N synthase family dioxygenase, producing MSQSTTEIPVVDLGDISSPRSEVRERAAAQIREGFGHFGLIYIRNHGVDMDRLESFYDAYLEFCAQPESEKQKMSTPSIWYQRGWTPPNTEKAVVAGGQPDFKECYFVTPEEPSEELQREYPELYAKNIWPEGAPEFKEHYIELSRQLQQVAAHLMRGSALALGLAPHTLEGAVDGGPHVTRALRYIPLTTDQVDTDIVWGEEHTDFNLVTILPGGRFLDPDGNRCDKPDPDAGLYLRTRPTAEHPRGRKIQGKTPAGCIVAQVGQQLEILTGGQFLATPHVVEAPNKAGYSRVAVAHFAHLHAHQHLFPLKPFQTEESTRGYGPRVLVGTYNLKTLVDIGLAPADALNRLGYTHYDRLGKMREEEDGK